A genomic stretch from Pseudomonas alkylphenolica includes:
- a CDS encoding flagellin domain-containing protein: MALTVNTNTTSLGVQKNLNRASDALSTSMTRLSSGLKINSAKDDAAGLQIATRMTSQIRGQTMAIKNANDGVSIAQTAEGAMQEQSNILQRMRELAVQSRNDSNSPTDRDALDKEFQAMLLEIDRIADSTQLNGKNLLDGTAGVMTFQVGSNTGTQNQITISLSGAMKTTGGTNPALTALAGKNIKGATSAAAEAAFSSAMTAIDSALDAINDNRAALGAAQNRLTSTINNLQNINENAEAARGRVQDTDFAAETAQLTKQQTLQQASTSILSQANQLPSAVLKLLG; encoded by the coding sequence ATGGCTTTGACCGTTAACACCAACACCACCTCTCTGGGCGTTCAGAAAAACCTGAACCGTGCTTCCGATGCACTGAGCACCTCGATGACCCGCCTGTCTTCCGGCCTGAAAATCAACAGCGCTAAAGACGACGCCGCTGGCCTGCAGATCGCTACCCGTATGACCTCGCAGATCCGTGGTCAGACCATGGCGATCAAAAACGCCAACGACGGTGTTTCCATCGCCCAGACCGCTGAAGGCGCGATGCAAGAGCAGAGCAACATCCTGCAGCGTATGCGTGAACTGGCCGTTCAGTCGCGAAACGACTCGAACAGCCCAACTGACCGTGACGCACTGGACAAAGAGTTCCAGGCGATGCTGCTGGAAATCGACCGTATTGCCGACAGCACCCAGCTCAACGGCAAAAACCTGCTGGACGGCACCGCTGGCGTCATGACCTTCCAGGTTGGTTCCAACACCGGTACGCAAAACCAGATCACCATCTCCCTGAGCGGTGCGATGAAGACCACCGGTGGTACCAACCCGGCTCTGACTGCACTGGCTGGTAAGAACATCAAGGGTGCCACCAGCGCTGCCGCCGAAGCTGCTTTCAGCAGCGCCATGACCGCTATCGACAGCGCTCTGGATGCGATCAACGATAACCGTGCCGCCCTGGGTGCCGCGCAAAACCGTCTGACCAGCACCATCAACAACCTGCAAAACATCAACGAAAACGCCGAAGCGGCCCGTGGCCGCGTACAGGACACCGACTTCGCTGCTGAAACTGCCCAGCTGACCAAGCAGCAGACTCTGCAACAAGCCTCGACTTCGATTCTGTCCCAGGCTAACCAGCTGCCATCGGCTGTACTGAAGCTGCTGGGCTAA
- a CDS encoding flagellar assembly protein FliT has translation MSVVLERIEQTREALLGALASRDWEAISELDVNCRLCVDDVLAEASVNEDVLRSSLEELLRVYRQLIEVASDERQTIVDEMTQIRQAKNAAKVYHLFS, from the coding sequence ATGAGTGTCGTGCTCGAACGTATCGAACAAACCCGCGAAGCATTGCTGGGTGCCCTGGCCAGTCGCGACTGGGAGGCGATCAGCGAGCTCGACGTCAACTGCCGGTTGTGTGTCGATGATGTGCTGGCCGAAGCATCGGTCAACGAAGATGTATTGCGTAGCAGTCTTGAAGAGTTGCTCAGGGTGTACCGGCAACTAATTGAGGTTGCAAGTGACGAGCGTCAAACAATAGTCGATGAGATGACGCAGATCCGGCAAGCCAAAAACGCGGCAAAGGTATACCATTTGTTCAGCTGA
- the fliD gene encoding flagellar filament capping protein FliD, protein MASPITASIGTGSGMDIGAIVKVLVDSDTAAKSSQIKRQTANNSAMISGVASLKSALSTYQAALKKLNDKDAPAFLAFAATSSNDKAVTAIADNSAVAGTYQVEVLKLATSSRVASKTFAGSDAPISPGTLEITQNGKVYKVEVGANATLQTVRDSINSTLSKDGISANIINDGGKSRLVFGSTTTGELSDISVGGIPELAINNTVVMAGDAAGRIGELAGNAEVMIDGMTITSKSNKLDKTVSGLTLELKAQGEKSTVTVGLNSDGLKKDVQSFVDAYNALVQTVNGLTAVSKDAEGNTVLGSLTGDPTSRSLLAAIRSELAVAQTGGGLTSLSQLGINTAKDGTLEFNDTKFKAALNDKKLGGEVQKLFTQEDGVIARMNKAIEPFLQSGGSLDKRNDALNRSQRYLASQQEALDFRIESLTNSLTKKYIAMDVAVGKLKSQAAGITSLFEAMNAQAKK, encoded by the coding sequence ATGGCAAGCCCAATTACAGCGAGCATCGGCACCGGTTCAGGAATGGACATTGGTGCAATCGTCAAAGTACTGGTTGATTCTGATACTGCGGCGAAGTCGAGTCAGATCAAGCGCCAGACGGCCAATAACTCGGCGATGATCTCTGGCGTTGCCTCGCTCAAGAGTGCGCTGTCGACGTATCAGGCGGCGTTGAAGAAGCTCAATGACAAAGACGCGCCAGCCTTTCTCGCCTTTGCTGCAACCAGCAGCAATGACAAGGCTGTAACGGCGATAGCCGATAACTCGGCGGTGGCCGGCACCTACCAGGTCGAAGTTCTCAAGCTTGCCACCTCTTCGCGAGTAGCCAGTAAGACGTTCGCAGGCTCCGACGCGCCGATTTCCCCGGGCACCCTTGAGATTACTCAGAACGGCAAGGTCTACAAGGTCGAAGTAGGCGCCAATGCGACCCTGCAGACGGTGCGCGACAGCATCAACAGCACGTTGAGCAAAGATGGTATCTCCGCCAACATCATCAATGATGGTGGCAAGTCGCGTCTGGTGTTTGGTTCGACAACTACCGGGGAACTGTCGGATATTTCAGTCGGCGGTATTCCCGAGCTGGCCATCAACAACACTGTTGTAATGGCGGGTGATGCGGCTGGTCGTATCGGTGAGCTGGCAGGCAATGCCGAGGTCATGATCGACGGCATGACGATTACCAGCAAATCCAACAAGCTGGATAAAACTGTCAGTGGTTTGACCCTGGAGCTGAAAGCTCAGGGTGAGAAGTCGACGGTGACAGTCGGCCTCAACAGCGACGGTTTGAAGAAAGATGTACAGTCCTTCGTCGATGCCTACAACGCTTTGGTCCAGACGGTTAACGGTCTGACTGCTGTGAGCAAGGATGCAGAGGGCAATACGGTTCTGGGGTCGCTGACCGGTGATCCAACCTCGCGTTCGTTGTTGGCCGCGATACGCTCCGAGCTGGCAGTTGCGCAAACCGGTGGTGGCCTGACCTCGCTGAGTCAGCTGGGTATCAACACCGCCAAGGATGGTACCCTCGAATTCAACGATACCAAGTTCAAGGCAGCGTTGAACGACAAGAAGCTCGGTGGTGAAGTACAGAAGCTGTTCACCCAGGAAGATGGCGTGATCGCGCGGATGAACAAGGCCATTGAGCCGTTCCTGCAGTCGGGTGGCTCGCTCGACAAGCGTAACGATGCGCTCAACCGTTCGCAGCGTTATCTGGCTTCACAGCAGGAGGCGCTGGATTTTCGAATCGAAAGTCTGACCAACTCGCTAACCAAGAAGTACATCGCGATGGACGTCGCGGTCGGCAAGCTCAAGTCTCAGGCCGCTGGTATTACTTCGCTTTTCGAGGCCATGAACGCTCAAGCCAAGAAGTGA
- a CDS encoding flagellar protein FlaG, producing the protein MDMSVKLNLSYPAARPAEQATDKAATQVVQAANEAQAPAGDKKSETEQVKTAVKDIEKFLASNRRNLEFSTDEESGRIVVKVIASETGELVRQIPSEEVLRIAHSLSDVSSLLFDAKV; encoded by the coding sequence ATGGATATGAGCGTCAAGCTGAACTTGTCTTATCCGGCTGCACGCCCGGCCGAACAGGCCACCGACAAGGCGGCGACCCAGGTGGTCCAGGCAGCTAATGAAGCCCAGGCACCTGCCGGGGACAAAAAGTCTGAAACTGAACAAGTGAAAACCGCGGTCAAGGATATCGAGAAGTTTCTCGCCTCGAACCGCCGCAATCTCGAATTTTCCACGGATGAAGAGTCCGGCAGAATTGTCGTTAAAGTGATCGCCAGCGAAACCGGTGAACTGGTCCGCCAGATTCCATCGGAAGAAGTGCTGCGCATCGCCCACAGCTTGAGCGATGTGAGCAGTCTGCTGTTCGACGCCAAGGTCTGA
- a CDS encoding ketoacyl-ACP synthase III: MIGIKSIASYVPVEGVDNYAQGAKFGKDQDFIFGKIGSTFLPRKEADQETSDLGVEAARMLFAANPALDPAAIDVVIVVTQNGDAEGLPHTAAIVQHKLGLPTTVAAFDISLGCSGYVYGIYAMKGFMEAAGLKNGLLITADPYSKIVDPEDRNTTMLFGDAATATWMGEGAAWQLGKSLFGSDGGGAEHLRTTDGKFFMNGRQVYNFALVKVPAHLQQLLEASQLQAEDIDLYCLHQGSAAIVDAVSARFKEGEHRDKFVKDMSETGNTVSSSIPLLLEKHVLGSQHKRVALSGFGVGLSWGSAIIERRD, encoded by the coding sequence ATGATTGGCATCAAAAGCATCGCCAGTTACGTACCTGTAGAGGGTGTCGACAACTACGCCCAGGGTGCGAAGTTCGGCAAGGACCAGGATTTCATCTTCGGCAAGATCGGTTCCACCTTCCTGCCGCGCAAGGAAGCTGACCAGGAAACCTCCGACCTGGGCGTCGAGGCCGCCCGGATGTTGTTCGCTGCCAACCCGGCGCTTGATCCGGCGGCTATCGATGTGGTGATCGTCGTCACCCAGAACGGTGATGCCGAAGGCCTGCCGCATACCGCCGCGATCGTCCAGCACAAGCTGGGCCTGCCGACCACGGTTGCCGCCTTTGATATCTCGCTGGGTTGCTCCGGCTATGTCTATGGCATTTATGCCATGAAAGGTTTTATGGAAGCTGCAGGTCTGAAGAACGGCCTGCTGATCACTGCTGATCCGTATTCGAAGATCGTCGACCCTGAAGATCGCAACACGACCATGCTGTTCGGCGATGCCGCAACGGCGACGTGGATGGGGGAGGGCGCCGCCTGGCAGCTCGGCAAGTCACTGTTCGGTAGCGATGGCGGCGGCGCCGAGCACCTGCGCACCACCGATGGCAAGTTCTTCATGAACGGGCGCCAGGTGTATAACTTCGCCTTGGTCAAGGTCCCGGCTCATCTGCAGCAGTTGCTCGAAGCCAGCCAGCTTCAAGCCGAGGATATCGACCTGTATTGCCTGCATCAGGGCAGCGCGGCGATTGTCGATGCCGTGTCCGCGCGCTTCAAGGAAGGCGAGCACAGGGATAAGTTCGTCAAGGACATGAGTGAGACCGGTAACACCGTGTCGTCCAGCATCCCGTTGCTGCTGGAAAAACATGTGCTTGGCTCGCAGCACAAGCGCGTCGCCTTGAGTGGCTTTGGTGTGGGGCTGTCATGGGGCTCTGCGATCATCGAACGACGCGACTGA
- the fliS gene encoding flagellar export chaperone FliS has protein sequence MNPMLALRQYQKVNGVAQTSVASPHRLVQMLMQGGLDRIAQAKGAMARNDIAQRGILIGKAIGIVGGLREGLDLENHGDSLAELDSLYSYMSKRLIEANVQNDPEILNEVARLLITLKEGWDGIGDQPAEL, from the coding sequence ATGAATCCGATGTTGGCCCTTCGGCAATACCAGAAAGTCAACGGCGTGGCCCAGACCTCGGTGGCCAGCCCGCATCGACTGGTGCAAATGCTGATGCAGGGTGGTCTTGACCGCATTGCCCAGGCCAAAGGCGCCATGGCGCGTAATGACATCGCCCAGCGCGGCATTCTGATCGGCAAGGCAATTGGTATTGTCGGCGGTCTGCGTGAAGGTCTGGATCTGGAAAATCATGGCGACTCGCTGGCGGAGCTCGATAGCTTGTATTCCTACATGAGCAAGCGCCTGATCGAAGCCAACGTGCAGAACGACCCGGAAATCCTCAATGAGGTAGCCCGTTTGCTGATTACCCTCAAGGAAGGTTGGGATGGAATCGGCGATCAACCTGCCGAACTCTAG
- the fleQ gene encoding transcriptional regulator FleQ, translated as MWRETKILLIDDDSARRRDLAVVLNFLGEENLSCSSQDWQQVVESLSSSREVLCVLIGTVNAPASLMGLLKTVAAWDEFLPVLLIGEISSAELPEELRRRVLSSLEMPPSYSKLLDSLHRAQVYREMYDQARERGRQREPNLFRSLVGTSRAIQHVRQMMQQVADTDASVLILGESGTGKEVVARNLHYHSKRREAPFVPVNCGAIPAELLESELFGHEKGAFTGAITSRAGRFELANGGTLFLDEIGDMPLPMQVKLLRVLQERTFERVGSNKTQGIDVRIIAATHKNLESMIEAGTFREDLYYRLNVFPIEMAPLRERVEDIPLLMNELISRMEHEKRGSIRFNSAAIMSLCRHGWPGNVRELANLVERMAIMHPYGVIGVTELPKKFRYVDDEDEHLVDSLRSDLEERVAINGGSPSFATHAMLPPEGLDLKDYLGGLEQGLIQQALDDANGIVARAAERLRIRRTTLVEKMRKYGMSRRDGEEQAED; from the coding sequence ATGTGGCGTGAAACCAAAATTCTGCTGATCGATGACGATAGCGCCCGCCGCCGCGACCTGGCGGTGGTTTTGAATTTTCTTGGCGAAGAAAATCTATCCTGCTCAAGCCAAGACTGGCAGCAGGTGGTTGAGTCGTTGTCATCCAGTCGTGAAGTACTCTGTGTCCTGATCGGGACCGTGAACGCTCCGGCAAGTCTGATGGGCTTGCTTAAGACAGTGGCTGCGTGGGATGAGTTCCTTCCGGTTCTGTTAATTGGTGAAATTTCTTCTGCCGAGTTGCCGGAAGAGCTGCGCCGCCGTGTTCTTTCCAGCCTTGAAATGCCGCCGAGCTATAGCAAACTGCTCGATTCGCTGCACCGTGCCCAGGTCTATCGCGAGATGTACGACCAGGCCCGTGAGCGCGGTCGCCAGCGCGAGCCGAACCTGTTTCGCAGCCTGGTGGGCACCAGCCGCGCCATCCAGCACGTGCGCCAGATGATGCAGCAAGTGGCCGATACCGATGCCAGCGTGCTGATCCTTGGCGAGTCGGGCACCGGCAAGGAAGTGGTTGCACGTAACCTGCACTACCATTCCAAGCGCCGCGAAGCGCCATTCGTGCCGGTCAATTGCGGAGCGATCCCGGCCGAACTGCTGGAAAGCGAGTTGTTCGGTCACGAGAAGGGCGCCTTTACCGGTGCCATCACCAGTCGTGCCGGGCGCTTCGAGCTGGCCAATGGCGGTACCCTGTTCCTTGACGAGATCGGCGACATGCCGCTGCCGATGCAGGTCAAGCTGCTGCGCGTGCTGCAGGAGCGGACTTTCGAGCGGGTTGGCAGCAACAAGACCCAGGGTATCGATGTGCGCATCATCGCCGCGACCCACAAGAACCTGGAGAGCATGATCGAAGCGGGCACCTTCCGCGAAGACCTGTATTACCGCCTCAATGTGTTCCCCATCGAGATGGCCCCGCTGCGTGAGCGTGTCGAGGACATCCCGTTGCTGATGAACGAGCTGATCTCGCGCATGGAGCACGAAAAGCGTGGCTCGATCCGCTTCAACTCGGCGGCGATCATGTCCCTGTGCCGGCATGGCTGGCCGGGCAACGTCCGCGAGCTGGCCAACCTGGTCGAGCGTATGGCGATCATGCACCCCTACGGTGTAATCGGCGTGACGGAGCTGCCAAAGAAATTCCGCTACGTCGATGACGAAGACGAGCATCTGGTCGACAGCTTGCGTTCGGACCTTGAAGAGCGTGTGGCAATCAACGGTGGCTCGCCGAGCTTCGCTACCCACGCCATGCTGCCGCCCGAAGGCCTGGACCTTAAAGACTACCTGGGCGGGCTGGAGCAGGGGCTGATCCAGCAGGCGCTGGATGACGCCAATGGCATCGTTGCGCGCGCCGCCGAGCGTCTGCGCATCCGGCGTACGACCCTGGTGGAAAAAATGCGCAAGTACGGCATGAGCCGCCGTGATGGGGAAGAACAGGCGGAGGATTGA